A single Ischnura elegans chromosome 13 unlocalized genomic scaffold, ioIscEleg1.1 SUPER_13_unloc_2, whole genome shotgun sequence DNA region contains:
- the LOC124172752 gene encoding uncharacterized protein LOC124172752, with product MSLGNSLNEVGKVLVFVNIRNPCRGSSSSAAAAMKKEEQEDREEAISIGTWNVRSTNLVVVQIHMPSNNHREEEVDEVYEQLKASQARNEGLKIKFAVVKFMEEDNCEVIPSKWIVTDGPLPPASSRAQVLWPPAATKFSVSKAIVRLADPLPTWDKHDTCVMRYYDDYSKARLGAKQAEETSNLDTDLDVRKRKRKPNRRFLSDRDVSPSKGWKRISVCHNMDDSDDSDEVQNTSRPKHKIPSPPPIHPSTTGQTTFSDCPTSLPHRLTSSNSLILSEDEETTEEKQPKRESIDNYRSEMNVLSKLVAELSSKLDVIIMNQEMLMTELMPGKKRLLRPNGLPSLPLKSVSAIMEFERFLGSEESMISFVDYISTYAGTADEAKATVRMLKKIFTNEAAKNYNWQGTAPKKSFKELRICEAVLAAVLKKMPSSRLEVAEKTIKVWLKNAPFRK from the exons ATGAGCCTTGGAAACTCATtgaacgaggtcggcaaggtcctcgtgTTCGTCAACATCCGAAATCCTTGCAGAggctcatcatcatcagcagcagcagcaatgaagaaagaagagcAGGAAGATAGAGAAGAAGCAATAAGtatagggacgtggaat GTGCGATCCACCAACCTTGTAGTGGTTCAAATTCACATGCCCAGCAACAATCacagggaggaagaagtagatgaggtgtatgaacagctcaaaGCATCACAAGCTAGGAATGAGGgcctcaagataaaa tttgcTGTGGTGAAATTTATGGAGGAGGATAATTGTGAAGTTATTCCATCAAAATGGATAGTAACTGATGGACCACTGCCACCAGCCAGCTCAAGGGCACAAGTGCTGTGGCCTCCTGCAGCTacaaaattttcagtttcaaaGGCTATTGTTCGCCTAGCTGACCCTCTGCCAACCTGGGATAAGCATGACACATGTGTTATGCGATATTATG atGACTATTCAAAAGCTCGCCTTGGAGCTAAGCAAGCTGAAGAAACTTCAAATTTGGACACAGATTTGGACGTgagaaaaagaaagaggaaacCAAACAGGAGGTTCTTGAGTGACAGAGATGTATCACCAAGTAAAGGGTGGAAGCGGATTTCAGTTTGCCATAACATGGATGACTCTGATGATTCAGATGAGGTGCAAAATACCTCAAGACCTAAACATAAAATTCCTTCTCCTCCACCCATTCATCCATCTACTACTGGACAAACGACGTTCAGTGACTGCCCAACTTCATTACCTCATAGACTAACCTCATCCAATTCACTTATTTTATCAGAGGATGAGGAGACAACTGAGGAGAAGCAACCAAAGAGAGAAAGCATTGATAACTACAGATCTG aaatgaatGTCCTGAGTAAATTGGTCGCAGAGCTAAGCAGCAAACTAGATGTGATAATAATGAATCAGGAAATGCTGATGACCGAATTGATGCCAGGGAAGAAAAGGTTATTAAGACCCAATGGCCTCCCATCACTGCCTCTCAAAAGTGTTTCCGCTATAATGGAATTTGAAAGATTCCTTGGCAGCGAGGAAAGCATGATATCCTTT GTTGATTACATCAGTACTTATGCCGGTACAGCAGATGAGGCAAAAGCAACAGtgagaatgttaaaaaaaatttttactaaCGAAGCAGCCAAGAATTACAACTGGCAAGGGACAGCTCCCAAGAAATCATTCAAGGAGTTGAGAATTTGTGAAGCGGTTTTAG ctgctgtgttaaaaaaaatgccttCCTCACGCCTTGAAGTGGCAGAAAAAACAATAAAGGTGTGGCTGAAAAATGCGCCATTCAGAAAATGA